Proteins encoded by one window of Opitutia bacterium:
- a CDS encoding DUF899 domain-containing protein, with protein MKTQTTPAPRIASPAEWLAARLELLRAEKELTRQRDALAARRRSLPWVRVAQPYTFATPDGPATLADLFGSRRQLIVYHFMFGPGWGEGCKSCSFVSDHFDAMLPHLAARDIALAAVSHAPLAELLPFKQRMGWLFPWVSSHGGTFNADFRVSFTPEELASGRIRYNYAELPEFPFEEAPGLSVFVRDDAGGVFHSYSTYGRGLDQLMNTYNFIDLTPKGRDEGALEFPMAWVRYHDAYESTAVTA; from the coding sequence ATGAAAACCCAAACCACGCCTGCTCCCCGCATCGCCTCACCCGCCGAGTGGCTCGCCGCCCGGCTCGAACTGCTCCGTGCTGAAAAAGAACTCACCCGCCAGCGCGACGCGCTCGCCGCGCGCCGTCGCTCGCTCCCGTGGGTGCGCGTGGCGCAGCCCTACACCTTCGCCACGCCCGACGGCCCCGCGACACTCGCCGATCTGTTCGGCTCGCGCCGTCAGCTGATCGTCTATCACTTCATGTTCGGCCCCGGCTGGGGCGAGGGCTGCAAGAGCTGCTCGTTCGTCTCCGATCACTTCGACGCCATGCTGCCTCACCTCGCCGCGCGAGACATCGCTCTCGCCGCCGTCTCGCACGCGCCACTCGCGGAACTCCTGCCGTTCAAGCAGCGGATGGGCTGGCTCTTTCCGTGGGTGTCGTCGCACGGCGGCACCTTCAACGCCGACTTCCGCGTCTCCTTCACGCCCGAAGAACTCGCTTCCGGGCGCATCCGCTACAACTACGCCGAGCTGCCGGAGTTTCCCTTCGAGGAGGCGCCGGGACTCAGCGTCTTCGTGCGGGACGACGCGGGCGGAGTTTTCCACTCTTACTCCACCTACGGACGCGGGCTCGATCAGTTGATGAACACCTACAACTTTATCGATCTCACGCCGAAGGGACGCGACGAGGGCGCACTTGAATTTCCGATGGCATGGGTGCGCTACCACGACGCCTATGAATCCACCGCGGTCACGGCCTGA
- a CDS encoding DTW domain-containing protein, giving the protein MSRSVVLRETPRCAHCQLPPRWCICAGERLVESPLRVDVLLHFMESYRPSSTGHLIKRVMPASGQHLFRKQAPLRREDVAQPGRELWILHPQGEELPAAPDVARLQVLLLDGTWTQATAMAQQVGAWGRRVRLPMQGESRYWLRTQSGEGRFSTIEALLFLMEALGLGEAHAALRAQFELHVYATLRARGFKEKAAAYLATSPIREAFPELLARLDERRPNLQAAPDSAGG; this is encoded by the coding sequence ATGTCCCGTTCCGTCGTCCTCCGCGAAACTCCGCGCTGCGCGCACTGCCAGTTGCCGCCGCGCTGGTGCATTTGCGCGGGCGAGCGGCTCGTGGAGTCGCCGCTGCGCGTGGATGTGCTGCTGCATTTCATGGAGAGCTACCGGCCGAGCAGCACCGGGCATTTGATCAAGCGCGTGATGCCCGCGTCGGGGCAGCATCTGTTCCGCAAGCAGGCGCCGCTGCGCCGGGAGGACGTCGCGCAACCGGGCCGCGAGCTGTGGATCCTCCACCCGCAAGGCGAGGAGTTGCCCGCCGCGCCCGACGTGGCGCGGTTGCAGGTCTTGTTGCTCGACGGCACGTGGACGCAGGCGACGGCGATGGCCCAGCAAGTCGGCGCGTGGGGCCGCCGTGTGCGGCTGCCGATGCAGGGGGAGAGCCGCTACTGGTTGCGCACGCAGTCAGGCGAGGGACGGTTCTCCACGATCGAGGCGCTGCTGTTTCTCATGGAGGCGCTGGGCTTGGGCGAGGCGCACGCGGCGCTGCGCGCGCAGTTCGAGCTGCATGTCTACGCGACGCTGCGGGCGCGGGGTTTCAAGGAAAAGGCCGCTGCGTATCTGGCGACGTCGCCGATCCGCGAGGCGTTCCCGGAATTGCTGGCGCGGCTCGACGAGCGGCGCCCGAACCTTCAGGCGGCGCCGGATTCCGCGGGCGGCTGA
- a CDS encoding response regulator yields the protein MTSTPPAPSQPTPGRPLRILYADDMKELRELITIVLGRDGHTVEAFPNGTLALEKLNSAAPDHYDLIITDHHMPEMNGLELVRHLRERTYPGKVMVFSSEISPLVQEKYRQLAVDRILPKPIFPAQLRTSLRDLFAAPATPSA from the coding sequence GTGACCTCCACGCCCCCCGCTCCCTCCCAACCCACGCCAGGTCGTCCGCTGCGTATCCTCTACGCGGACGACATGAAGGAGCTGCGCGAGCTCATCACGATCGTGCTCGGCCGCGACGGGCACACGGTCGAGGCGTTCCCCAACGGCACCCTCGCCCTCGAGAAGCTGAACAGCGCCGCGCCGGACCACTACGACCTCATCATCACGGACCATCACATGCCCGAGATGAACGGCCTCGAACTCGTCCGCCACCTGCGCGAGCGCACCTATCCGGGCAAGGTCATGGTCTTCAGCTCCGAGATCAGCCCGCTCGTGCAGGAAAAATACCGCCAGCTCGCCGTCGATCGCATCCTGCCGAAACCGATTTTCCCGGCCCAGCTGCGCACCTCGCTCCGCGATCTCTTCGCGGCCCCCGCGACGCCGTCGGCTTGA